Within Paenibacillus sabinae T27, the genomic segment TCCCACCGAAGCGCCGACAATCACTCCTTCCGAAATCGGGGTATCCCGCACCCGCTCCTCGCCGAACTGCTCCCACAGCCCTTTCGTGACGCCGAAGGTGCCGCCGTAAGGACCGACATCCTCACCCAGTAGAACGACGTTCTTGTTCTCCAGCATTTTCTCCCGCAGGGCTTCGCGGATGCCCTCGCCGTAGGTTATTTTTCTCATCTGATTCGCGCCTCCTCGATCAAATCGGAGTAAATGTCCCGCACGGAAGACTCCGGAGCCGGATACGGGCTTGCGTCGGCGAACTCCAGCGCTTCCCGGATTTCCTGATCGATCTCCTGCCGGATCGCCTCAAGCTCCTCTTCCGTCAGGCCGCCGTTGTCCAGCAAATAGCTTTCGAACCTTGGAAGCGGGTCCTTTTGCAGCCAGGCCTCCACCTCCTCCTTAGGCCGGTAAGCGCCCGCGTCGCCTTCAAAATGGCCGTGATGCCGGTACGTCTTAAACTCCAGCAAAGTCGGCCCTTCGCCCGCTCGCGCCCGGCTCACCGCTTCGCCCACTTTTTCGTAGACCGTAAGCACGTCATTGCCGTCCGCCGAAAGCGAAGGCATGCCATAGCCGGAGGCCCGCTCCGAAATATCCTGTATATTCTGGTGTCTCGCCTGGCTGACGGAGATGCCGTACAAATTATTCTCGCAGACGAAAATCACCGGCAGCTTCCACAGGCTCGCCAAATTCATCGCCTCATGGAAGGTGCTTTGGTTCGTGGAAGCGTCTCCAAAAAAGCATACGCTCACTTGATCGGTTCCTCTGTACTTCGCGCTCCAGGCCGCACCCGTCGCGATCAGATGCCCGGCCCCAACAATGCCGTTGGCGCCAAGAATGCCCAGCTCCGCGTCCGCGATGTGCATGGAGCCTCCTTTTCCTTTACAGTAACCCGTTTCTTTGCCGAACAGTTCCGCCATCATGTACTTTAAATTGCCGCCTTTGGCAACGATATGCCCGTGCCCCCGATGGGTGCTGGTAATGTAGTCATCGTCCCTCAAGTTCGCGCAGGCGCCGACGGCGATCGCTTCTTCCCCGATATATAAATGCACAAAGCCCGGAATCTTGCCTTCCGCGAAGAAGACCGACGCTGTCTTTTCAAACTTGCGAATGCTCTGCATTTTCCGGTACATCTCGCTCAACAATTCTTTTGGAATGGTCAAGGTGAATCCCTCCCGATTCTTTAATAGTCCCTGCTGCCGTTTCTTGATGGAATCTCTGCTTCCCGTCAGGCGCCCCACCCCCGGATTAAATTGGCCTTCGCTTATATTAAAGATGCAATTTCCGTGCCAACATCTGATCCCCTGAAACAAAGGGCCGCACTAAAAAAACCTTTCCCATTCTGGGAAAGGCCGGGAGAATCCTTCCCATTTCGGGAAGAATCGGGAAAGACGGGTAGCAGGCTGAATTTCGAATAAACTGGTGGCTTATTTTTCCACAATTAGCTTCTCAAACGCCGGGGCATCGAATCGGTCGCCCTGTACAAGCCATTGCCCGTTCACGTTAACAAGGGTCAGTGCCCCCTCCAAAGGAACGCGCTTTCTTTCCTTGCCTTCCCGGTCCGACAACACAAGGTCCAATGTATAATTCAGCTCGACCGTATCTTGTTTGCGTTCTTCCGGGTTGAACTTTAGGTTCTCCGGTTTTAAGGATAGATTCTGTTTATGTGCGGCTTGCAAAGGCAATAGCGTGTACCGGGTGTCGACTGCTTTTTTATAATAATCATCCGTGAAAAAAGGCTTCATCTGTTCATTTCGCTGCCGGATCGATGTTTCGGACAAAATATCTTCGGATGCCTTGACTTCGTATTCCGCCTGTTTGTACTTCTCTGCGGCTTGGACAGCCCTATCCACATTCGGTGATGAATTGCAGCCCGCAAGGATCAATAGGGAAAGAAACGTTGCGCTTAACAAGGACCAGATTTTTCGCATAGCAGCCACCTTTTCAATAAATTGGAAATTACTGAGATGATTTTACCATATTTATTTCATTTATGAAGCGACAAAAAAGCCCTCCCCTACCGGGAAAGGCTTAACACGGTTCGGTTGGGCCCCTATCGGGAAGATGCAGGTAAACCGGATGTTACATGGAAGAAGCACCTTGGATAAACTGGTGAACCTTGTCCAGAACCATCTCTTTCTCCTCGCAGTAGCACAGCATATGCCCGCTGCGCTCGACCAGCAGGATTTCCTTGCCCGTAGAACCGATATGCTGCTCCAAATAGTCCGCGCTCTTCGTTTTGACGAGATGATCTCTCGTTCCCTGCACAATGAGCGTCGGCGCCTCGATCTGCGGGAACAAGTCAAAGCTCTCCCGGACGATCCGATTAAATTCGCGGTTGGCATGGATCGGCGTCGAGCCGAACTTGCTCACATAATTTTTCAGCATCGCAGGGCTCCCCAGCGTCTTCACAATCTCCCCCGGATTCAGCGGGAAGACCGGCGCGGCGAGCAGGGTCAGCGATTGGACGAGGCTTTTGTAGCGGACGGCCAGACGGGAAGCGATTAACGCCCCCATGGAAAAACCGATGACATGCACGCCCTCCCCGTCCTG encodes:
- a CDS encoding thiamine pyrophosphate-dependent dehydrogenase E1 component subunit alpha is translated as MYRKMQSIRKFEKTASVFFAEGKIPGFVHLYIGEEAIAVGACANLRDDDYITSTHRGHGHIVAKGGNLKYMMAELFGKETGYCKGKGGSMHIADAELGILGANGIVGAGHLIATGAAWSAKYRGTDQVSVCFFGDASTNQSTFHEAMNLASLWKLPVIFVCENNLYGISVSQARHQNIQDISERASGYGMPSLSADGNDVLTVYEKVGEAVSRARAGEGPTLLEFKTYRHHGHFEGDAGAYRPKEEVEAWLQKDPLPRFESYLLDNGGLTEEELEAIRQEIDQEIREALEFADASPYPAPESSVRDIYSDLIEEARIR
- a CDS encoding alpha/beta hydrolase is translated as MERCLFIHGFTGGIFEIEPLSEYLKQHHYLTQTFTLKGHTGRRADMRRATREDWYRQAGSELEQLAQDGEGVHVIGFSMGALIASRLAVRYKSLVQSLTLLAAPVFPLNPGEIVKTLGSPAMLKNYVSKFGSTPIHANREFNRIVRESFDLFPQIEAPTLIVQGTRDHLVKTKSADYLEQHIGSTGKEILLVERSGHMLCYCEEKEMVLDKVHQFIQGASSM